One window of the Pseudomonas sp. MPC6 genome contains the following:
- a CDS encoding Xaa-Pro peptidase family protein has protein sequence MFENKNKYRTGDYSTQPLHNPVTLETLQAARAYRLQRVRDQLLARDYAAILLYDPVNIRYATDTSNMQVWTLHNFARYALVFANGPVILWEFHNCEHLHEGISLIDEVREAVSWSYFGAGSRITEKAAIWAREIVEVMREYAGANARLAVDKADFEGLELLQAQGLTLVEGHSLMEEARKIKSAAELELMRWTIEVCEKGIQRMHDEQRPGMTENQLWAWLHYENIRHGGEWIETRLLASGPRTNPWMQESSDRVMQEGEIISFDTDLIGPYGYCADISRAWTVGHVAPTAEQRKLYALAHEQIQHNMALLRPGLSHHEFVQRSWDIPQPYQHNRYCCVVHGVGLADEYPALAHKGADWDSSGYDGVFEENMVICVESYMGERGGKEGIKLEQQVLITHHGCEVLSNYPWQEDWL, from the coding sequence ATGTTCGAAAATAAGAATAAATACCGTACTGGCGATTACTCCACGCAACCCTTGCACAACCCCGTCACTCTGGAAACACTGCAGGCGGCGCGTGCCTATCGCTTGCAGCGGGTGCGCGATCAGTTACTGGCGCGCGATTATGCCGCCATCCTGCTCTATGATCCGGTCAATATCCGCTACGCCACTGATACCTCGAACATGCAGGTGTGGACCTTGCACAACTTCGCTCGTTACGCCCTGGTGTTCGCCAATGGGCCAGTGATCTTGTGGGAGTTCCACAATTGCGAACACCTGCACGAAGGCATCAGCCTGATCGATGAAGTGCGCGAAGCGGTCAGTTGGAGTTATTTCGGCGCCGGTTCGCGCATAACCGAGAAGGCTGCCATTTGGGCCCGTGAAATTGTCGAAGTGATGCGCGAGTATGCTGGTGCCAACGCGCGCCTTGCCGTGGACAAGGCGGACTTCGAAGGGCTTGAGTTACTTCAGGCTCAGGGGTTGACCCTGGTCGAGGGGCACAGTCTGATGGAGGAGGCGCGCAAGATTAAATCAGCCGCTGAACTGGAACTGATGCGCTGGACCATCGAGGTGTGCGAGAAAGGCATTCAACGCATGCATGATGAGCAGCGTCCGGGCATGACCGAGAACCAACTGTGGGCTTGGCTGCACTACGAGAATATCCGCCACGGTGGAGAGTGGATCGAAACCCGCCTGCTGGCCTCGGGGCCTAGAACCAACCCGTGGATGCAGGAGTCCAGCGATCGGGTGATGCAGGAAGGTGAAATCATTTCCTTCGACACTGATCTGATCGGCCCCTATGGCTATTGCGCGGATATCTCGCGCGCCTGGACCGTCGGTCACGTTGCCCCCACGGCCGAGCAGCGCAAACTATATGCGCTGGCCCATGAGCAGATTCAGCACAACATGGCGCTCTTGCGCCCTGGCCTGAGCCATCACGAGTTCGTTCAGCGTTCCTGGGATATTCCACAGCCCTATCAGCACAATCGTTACTGCTGTGTGGTGCATGGTGTTGGTCTGGCCGACGAATACCCGGCACTGGCGCATAAAGGCGCTGATTGGGACAGCAGTGGTTATGACGGTGTTTTCGAAGAGAATATGGTGATTTGCGTGGAAAGTTATATGGGCGAACGAGGAGGGAAGGAAGGTATCAAGCTTGAACAGCAAGTTTTAATCACCCACCACGGTTGCGAAGTGCTTTCAAATTATCCATGGCAGGAGGACTGGTTGTAA
- a CDS encoding MFS transporter, producing MIGLTKTFGALYLSSLLMQLGSTLLMTYLALRLNAGGGAETWSGALMAANALGMVLGGKVGHYLIERVGHIRSYVTCAGGIAAAVLAHEFSSALPFWLLLRALVGVAMMCQFMVLESWLNDQARTEQRGSVLALYMVASYVGMMLGQLALSLNGDLGIHALLGVAIAFALSLVPVALTRCPHPTPILAAPVDVKLFLRRIPQSLVTLVVSGMMTGGFYGLASIYASQQGLDTVEIGQFMALVIGAGLLAQLPLGWLSDRLPRASLIRAVAALLMCVTLPLGFSQSPSFNTLMLFGAGIGFLQFCLYPLGVALANDNIEPQLRVSLASVLLVAFGVGAGIGPLLAGSLMEHFGASSLYFFFAACAALLVVFVGQGKVTGEHLQDDAPLHHPSTPNGLASSSLVAVVESVVANSERTQCGTAINKTEIATELNRS from the coding sequence GTGATTGGACTGACGAAGACGTTTGGCGCCCTGTATCTGAGCAGCTTGCTGATGCAGTTGGGTTCAACCCTGTTGATGACCTACCTGGCGCTACGCCTGAACGCAGGGGGTGGGGCCGAGACGTGGAGCGGTGCATTGATGGCCGCCAACGCCTTGGGCATGGTGTTGGGAGGCAAAGTCGGGCACTACCTGATTGAGCGGGTCGGACACATCCGCAGTTACGTCACCTGCGCTGGCGGGATTGCCGCGGCAGTGCTGGCTCATGAATTCAGTAGTGCCTTGCCATTTTGGCTGCTGCTGCGAGCGCTGGTGGGGGTGGCCATGATGTGTCAGTTCATGGTGTTGGAAAGTTGGCTCAACGATCAGGCTCGGACTGAACAGCGCGGCAGCGTGCTGGCCCTCTATATGGTTGCCAGCTACGTTGGCATGATGCTTGGTCAGCTGGCACTGAGTCTCAATGGCGACTTGGGGATCCATGCGTTGCTTGGCGTGGCCATCGCTTTTGCGTTGAGCCTGGTGCCGGTGGCGTTGACCCGCTGCCCGCATCCGACGCCCATCCTTGCGGCGCCTGTCGACGTTAAATTGTTCCTGCGTCGAATACCGCAGTCGTTAGTGACCCTGGTGGTGTCGGGCATGATGACGGGTGGTTTTTACGGTCTGGCCTCGATCTATGCCAGTCAGCAGGGACTCGATACGGTTGAAATCGGTCAGTTCATGGCCTTGGTGATTGGGGCCGGATTGCTGGCCCAGCTACCCTTAGGCTGGCTTTCGGATCGACTGCCACGTGCCAGTTTGATTCGCGCTGTCGCAGCGCTGCTGATGTGCGTCACGCTGCCGCTGGGTTTTTCTCAAAGCCCTTCGTTCAACACCCTGATGTTGTTCGGTGCGGGGATAGGCTTTTTGCAGTTTTGCCTGTATCCGCTCGGTGTGGCATTAGCCAACGACAATATTGAGCCGCAATTGCGTGTGTCATTGGCCAGCGTGTTGTTGGTGGCGTTTGGTGTGGGGGCCGGGATCGGTCCGCTGCTGGCCGGTTCTCTGATGGAGCACTTCGGCGCATCGAGTCTTTATTTCTTCTTCGCTGCCTGCGCTGCGCTGCTGGTCGTGTTCGTGGGCCAAGGCAAGGTCACCGGTGAGCATTTGCAAGACGATGCCCCCCTTCATCACCCGTCAACGCCCAATGGTCTTGCCAGTTCCAGTCTGGTGGCAGTCGTCGAGTCGGTCGTTGCAAACTCCGAGCGCACGCAGTGCGGTACGGCGATCAACAAGACTGAAATAGCCACGGAGCTGAATCGGTCGTGA
- a CDS encoding ethanolamine utilization protein EutQ, whose amino-acid sequence MSRVVTGKGPVLRVDHHDLDFALRGGPPGAAYVARAISNEVSPNIGIGFARWEGAQVAWTLLYDEVIFVIEGCFELQANGELYRVEPGQLLWIPEGTELVYGGHALFGYVVQPGDWKQRHGLA is encoded by the coding sequence ATGAGCCGGGTCGTCACTGGAAAAGGCCCAGTGCTGCGGGTCGATCATCATGATTTGGATTTCGCGCTGCGTGGTGGCCCTCCAGGTGCGGCTTATGTCGCTCGTGCGATCAGCAATGAAGTATCGCCGAATATCGGTATCGGCTTTGCTCGCTGGGAGGGCGCGCAAGTCGCGTGGACCCTGCTGTATGACGAGGTGATCTTCGTCATCGAAGGCTGCTTCGAATTGCAGGCCAACGGTGAGCTGTACCGGGTTGAGCCGGGACAGTTGTTATGGATTCCCGAAGGCACCGAACTGGTCTATGGGGGCCATGCGTTGTTCGGGTATGTGGTTCAGCCAGGCGACTGGAAGCAGCGGCACGGTTTAGCCTGA
- a CDS encoding FAD-binding oxidoreductase has protein sequence MKNTINLPHDDASCGWYAALPEQPPCKRLQGEQRADYTVIGAGFAGLAAARRLAEHYPEARILLVDAQRVAYGASGRNSGFVIDLPHKFALEHPDPAHKQRLLGLNRAAIAQLQGLIQTHGIDCQWSHAGKYQGAVGPRGLAYLDHFEHLMSDLGEPFRRVERAELAQVVGTSHYSGAIYTPGCYLMQPAALVNGLGRSLPSNVELLEESPIQRLERDGQGGWILHGNQGRISTAQLLLGTSIFTQEFGFLRNRLLPVMTFASWTRPLTDAELAAYGGQLDWGLTPADHAGTTVRMTQDRRLIIRNTYKHVPKYGQSTNDAMRESVRKDHRKAFLTRFPQLAEVPFSHTWGGVYAISRNFTNFFGELEKGIYASACDNGVGAAWGTISGTLLADLAVGADSAQLRDIQAVTGMPSLNPPEPFLGLGVRSRIRLAAWNSRSEL, from the coding sequence ATGAAAAACACCATCAACCTTCCCCATGACGATGCCAGCTGTGGCTGGTATGCGGCCTTGCCCGAGCAGCCGCCCTGCAAACGCTTGCAGGGTGAACAGCGCGCCGACTACACCGTGATCGGCGCCGGCTTCGCTGGCCTGGCCGCGGCCCGCCGGTTGGCCGAACACTATCCTGAGGCTCGAATCCTGCTGGTCGATGCCCAGCGCGTCGCTTATGGTGCCTCTGGGCGCAACTCGGGTTTTGTCATCGACCTGCCCCACAAATTTGCCCTGGAACATCCGGACCCCGCGCACAAACAGCGTTTACTCGGCCTCAATCGCGCAGCCATCGCCCAGTTGCAGGGATTGATTCAAACCCATGGAATCGATTGTCAATGGTCCCATGCCGGCAAGTATCAAGGCGCGGTAGGTCCTCGCGGCTTGGCTTATCTGGATCATTTCGAACACTTGATGAGCGATCTCGGTGAGCCGTTCCGTCGGGTCGAGCGTGCCGAGTTGGCTCAGGTGGTGGGCACCAGCCATTACAGCGGCGCGATCTACACCCCGGGTTGCTACTTGATGCAGCCGGCCGCGTTGGTCAATGGCCTGGGCCGCTCACTGCCAAGTAATGTCGAGCTGCTTGAGGAGTCACCGATCCAGCGCCTGGAGCGCGACGGCCAGGGCGGCTGGATTCTGCATGGCAATCAGGGGCGGATTAGCACTGCGCAGCTGTTGCTTGGCACCAGCATCTTCACTCAAGAGTTCGGTTTTCTGCGCAATCGTCTGTTGCCGGTGATGACCTTCGCCAGTTGGACTCGCCCTCTGACCGATGCCGAGTTGGCCGCCTATGGCGGTCAACTCGATTGGGGGCTGACCCCGGCAGACCACGCCGGTACCACGGTGCGCATGACTCAGGATCGCCGCTTGATCATCCGTAATACCTACAAGCATGTCCCCAAGTACGGCCAAAGTACCAACGATGCCATGCGTGAGAGTGTGCGCAAGGATCACCGGAAAGCCTTCCTGACGCGGTTTCCGCAGCTCGCCGAAGTGCCTTTCAGCCATACCTGGGGCGGCGTCTACGCCATCTCGCGCAACTTCACCAACTTCTTTGGCGAGCTGGAAAAGGGCATCTATGCCTCGGCGTGCGACAACGGCGTCGGTGCGGCCTGGGGCACCATCTCAGGCACCTTGCTCGCGGACCTTGCCGTGGGTGCAGATTCTGCGCAACTGCGCGACATTCAGGCCGTGACGGGCATGCCTTCTCTCAACCCACCGGAACCCTTCCTCGGCCTCGGTGTGCGTTCTCGTATCCGCTTGGCGGCCTGGAACAGTCGGAGTGAGCTATGA
- a CDS encoding FAD-dependent oxidoreductase has translation MLDISEPVVATAAVSAPVAPAVQAQKPPAATLPRQPIVIIGSGYAGYGLAQALRKADPEVEIRVLTQESGHLYSKPALSIGLAQGKSAEALSGETPLAIEKRLNIRVYPHCTVARIDSVAHRLHTNFGEMEYGQLVLASGAQPIRLPIEGETAALLSVNNLHDYQRLRERLVGVRRVAILGDGLIGCEFANDLASSGFAVSVIGLGHWPMERLLPEEAGRQLQLALSELGVNWHLENTLQRIEPAEDGYRLSLADGQSLEADLVLSAVGLRPNLSLAETAGVAVGRGIQVDAQLQTSQPGIYALGDCIEIDGQLLPYLAPINQGIQALCKTLLGQPAKVSYPLMPVTVKTPAAPLCLLPPTVGVAGEWRCTPTADGLSAGYYDIEGALCGFVLLGRQAQLQRNTLLQSCQNAQRAVA, from the coding sequence ATGCTGGATATCAGTGAGCCGGTGGTGGCGACCGCCGCAGTCAGTGCGCCGGTTGCACCGGCAGTGCAGGCGCAAAAGCCACCAGCGGCGACACTGCCACGCCAGCCGATCGTCATCATCGGCAGTGGCTATGCCGGATACGGTCTGGCCCAGGCGCTGCGCAAGGCCGACCCTGAGGTCGAGATCCGCGTGCTGACTCAAGAGTCTGGCCACTTGTATTCCAAGCCGGCGCTGTCCATTGGCCTGGCACAGGGTAAAAGCGCTGAGGCATTGTCCGGCGAAACGCCGCTGGCGATCGAAAAGCGCTTGAATATCCGCGTCTATCCGCACTGTACGGTGGCGCGTATTGACAGCGTGGCGCATCGACTGCACACCAATTTCGGTGAAATGGAGTATGGCCAGTTGGTACTGGCCAGTGGTGCGCAGCCCATCCGACTGCCGATCGAGGGTGAGACTGCGGCATTACTCAGTGTCAACAACCTGCACGATTACCAGCGCTTGCGTGAACGCCTGGTGGGCGTGCGGCGAGTGGCAATCCTGGGTGACGGCCTGATCGGCTGCGAGTTTGCCAACGACTTGGCCAGCAGTGGCTTTGCCGTCAGCGTTATCGGCCTCGGCCATTGGCCGATGGAGCGTCTGTTGCCGGAGGAGGCCGGGCGGCAGTTGCAACTCGCCTTGAGCGAACTGGGGGTGAACTGGCACCTGGAGAACACCCTGCAACGCATTGAGCCGGCTGAAGACGGCTATCGCCTGAGCCTGGCCGATGGCCAAAGCCTGGAAGCCGACCTGGTGTTGTCCGCCGTGGGGCTGCGCCCCAACCTGAGCCTGGCCGAGACCGCCGGGGTCGCAGTGGGTCGCGGCATTCAAGTGGACGCCCAGTTGCAGACTTCGCAACCGGGGATCTATGCCTTGGGCGACTGCATCGAGATCGACGGCCAATTGCTCCCGTACCTAGCCCCCATCAACCAGGGTATTCAGGCACTGTGCAAGACCTTGCTCGGCCAGCCTGCCAAGGTCAGCTATCCATTGATGCCCGTCACGGTGAAGACCCCGGCGGCACCACTGTGCCTGCTGCCACCCACCGTCGGCGTCGCCGGGGAGTGGCGTTGCACACCGACTGCCGATGGCCTCAGTGCCGGTTATTACGACATCGAGGGGGCACTCTGCGGCTTTGTCCTGCTCGGTCGCCAAGCACAATTGCAGCGCAATACATTGCTGCAGTCCTGTCAGAACGCTCAACGGGCCGTCGCCTGA
- a CDS encoding aldehyde dehydrogenase family protein: protein MYPIASHWLNYIDGEWLDSTQQLTVNNPGTAEPLATIAQATIADAELAVRAARRCADSGELTRVRPAQRVTWLLRIAEEIRAVAEEGAWVLCQENGKSLNDAKDEFVEAARYFEYYAGMADKIEGTSIPLGNGYMDFTLYDPMGVSAQIVPWNFPVSICARSLAPALAAGNAVVIKSPELSPLGMCVLIRAVAKAGLPKGAVNLICGRGREVGAHLVGHRAVDQIVFTGSVPTGQSILRDAAEHAIPSVMELGGKSAAIAFADADREQLLASVKGGIFFNAGQVCSAMSRLLVQREIYEEVVESVVALAEGLSVGVGHDNPDLTPVVSAGQLAGIEALCRRAIEEGAVAATGGEAFSDRTGHFMRPTVFRDVSPEMCIAQEEVFGPVLAVIPFDSEEEAIAIANGTAFGLVAGVFTQDISRAMRCTRRLKAGQVFVNEWYAGGIETPFGGVGLSGFGREKGQEALYSYVRTKNVAIRVAGE from the coding sequence ATGTATCCAATCGCATCCCATTGGCTCAATTACATCGATGGTGAATGGCTTGATAGCACGCAGCAGCTGACGGTGAACAACCCCGGCACTGCAGAGCCGCTGGCTACTATCGCGCAAGCCACTATCGCCGACGCCGAGCTTGCCGTACGCGCAGCTCGTCGTTGCGCCGACAGCGGTGAGTTGACCCGCGTTCGTCCGGCGCAGCGTGTCACTTGGTTGCTGCGCATTGCCGAAGAGATCCGTGCCGTGGCCGAAGAGGGCGCCTGGGTGTTGTGCCAGGAAAACGGCAAGAGCCTCAATGATGCCAAAGATGAGTTCGTCGAGGCTGCACGCTACTTCGAATACTACGCGGGCATGGCTGACAAGATCGAAGGCACTTCGATTCCATTAGGCAATGGCTACATGGACTTCACTCTGTATGACCCGATGGGCGTGTCCGCGCAAATTGTGCCGTGGAACTTCCCGGTTTCGATCTGCGCCCGCTCGCTTGCACCGGCGTTGGCGGCTGGCAATGCGGTGGTGATCAAATCGCCCGAGCTGTCGCCTTTGGGGATGTGCGTGCTGATCCGCGCAGTGGCCAAAGCAGGGCTACCCAAGGGCGCGGTCAACCTTATTTGCGGCCGTGGCCGTGAGGTTGGCGCGCACCTGGTTGGGCATCGTGCTGTCGACCAGATTGTCTTCACCGGGTCAGTGCCGACCGGTCAATCGATACTGCGCGATGCCGCCGAACATGCCATCCCCAGCGTAATGGAGTTGGGTGGCAAGTCGGCAGCGATTGCTTTCGCCGATGCCGATCGCGAGCAACTGCTCGCCAGCGTCAAGGGCGGTATTTTTTTCAATGCCGGTCAGGTCTGCTCTGCCATGTCGCGGCTGCTGGTGCAACGTGAGATTTATGAAGAGGTCGTCGAGTCTGTCGTCGCCTTGGCCGAAGGGCTCAGCGTGGGTGTCGGCCACGACAACCCAGACCTCACGCCAGTGGTCAGTGCCGGGCAACTGGCAGGCATCGAAGCCTTGTGTCGGCGCGCCATCGAAGAGGGTGCGGTAGCGGCCACTGGTGGTGAAGCGTTCAGTGACCGTACCGGGCACTTCATGCGTCCGACCGTGTTTCGCGATGTGAGCCCTGAGATGTGCATCGCCCAGGAAGAGGTCTTCGGTCCGGTGTTGGCGGTGATCCCGTTTGACAGCGAAGAAGAGGCGATCGCCATCGCCAATGGCACCGCTTTTGGCCTGGTTGCGGGTGTGTTCACCCAGGACATCAGTCGCGCCATGCGCTGCACCCGCCGCCTGAAAGCGGGCCAGGTGTTTGTGAACGAGTGGTATGCCGGTGGCATTGAAACCCCGTTTGGCGGCGTCGGCCTGTCCGGTTTTGGCCGGGAAAAAGGGCAGGAAGCCTTGTACAGCTACGTGCGTACGAAGAACGTGGCGATCCGCGTAGCGGGGGAGTAA
- a CDS encoding aromatic ring-hydroxylating dioxygenase subunit alpha: MSNTTSQHIPVHHLETVLNPIHQATGLSNEFYTNQHYFELERDQVMGKTWACVGFASDLTKNGSVKPVDFMGLPLLLMRNREGLVQVFHNVCSHRGMKLVQEEGEVQGVIRCPYHSWTYDLNGALRGTPHVGGIDKHKDERFACEKHGLKAINSAIWMDMVFVNLSGDAQPLEEMLAPLTARWTQFLGEDGMSLLRRRPGHDATTLDINCNWKLAVENYCEAYHLPWVHPSLNSYSRLEDHYNILFDERFGGQGSYAYNLSDVAGTHLPKFPSWPQDRLRNAEYVAFFPNVLLGIQADHAFAMQLEPVAPGRTIEHLRLFYVGDEALGDEYAACRNAILESWKVVFAEDISSVEGMQKGRHSPGYKGGAFSPEMDVPTHFFHQWAARQLLATVPDA, encoded by the coding sequence ATGAGCAATACCACCTCTCAACACATTCCTGTGCATCATCTGGAAACCGTACTTAACCCGATTCATCAAGCCACCGGGTTGAGCAACGAGTTCTATACCAATCAGCACTATTTCGAATTGGAACGCGACCAGGTGATGGGCAAGACCTGGGCGTGTGTCGGTTTCGCCAGCGACCTGACCAAGAACGGCTCGGTCAAGCCTGTCGACTTCATGGGACTGCCGCTGCTGCTGATGCGCAACCGCGAAGGCCTGGTGCAAGTCTTCCATAACGTCTGCAGCCACCGCGGCATGAAGCTGGTGCAGGAAGAAGGTGAAGTACAGGGCGTTATTCGTTGCCCCTACCACTCCTGGACTTATGACCTCAATGGCGCCCTGCGTGGCACGCCACATGTTGGCGGTATCGATAAGCACAAGGACGAGCGTTTCGCTTGCGAAAAGCACGGCTTGAAAGCAATCAACAGCGCCATCTGGATGGACATGGTGTTCGTCAACCTGTCGGGTGACGCACAGCCGCTTGAAGAAATGCTTGCACCCTTGACTGCGCGCTGGACGCAGTTCCTCGGCGAGGACGGCATGAGCCTGCTGCGCCGCCGTCCGGGTCATGACGCCACCACATTGGATATCAACTGCAACTGGAAGTTGGCAGTCGAGAACTACTGCGAAGCCTATCACCTGCCGTGGGTGCACCCGAGCCTGAACTCTTATTCGCGCCTGGAGGATCACTACAACATCCTCTTTGACGAGCGTTTCGGCGGTCAGGGCAGCTATGCCTACAACCTGTCCGACGTGGCGGGTACGCACTTGCCGAAGTTTCCGAGCTGGCCACAAGACCGCCTGCGCAACGCTGAATACGTAGCCTTCTTCCCCAACGTACTGCTTGGCATCCAGGCCGATCATGCCTTCGCCATGCAGTTGGAGCCGGTTGCACCAGGTCGGACCATTGAACACCTGCGCCTGTTCTATGTGGGGGACGAGGCCTTGGGTGATGAATACGCCGCCTGCCGTAACGCCATTCTGGAGTCCTGGAAAGTGGTATTTGCCGAGGACATCAGCTCGGTCGAAGGCATGCAGAAAGGTCGTCACTCCCCTGGTTACAAAGGCGGTGCGTTCTCGCCGGAGATGGACGTTCCAACTCACTTTTTCCATCAGTGGGCTGCGCGTCAGTTGCTAGCCACCGTACCGGACGCCTGA
- a CDS encoding LysR substrate-binding domain-containing protein gives MKIHPLPPLNSLVAFEAAARHLSFTLAAQELNVTQGAISRQVRLLENYLGKTLFERTTRSIHLSPTASQYYETVRASLMQVAQATGEIRHWQGAQQVTVATSSAMASLWLLPKVSEFQSNNDDIDLRIIAYDQVKDFSRLDCDLALYYCRTPPKDMQVTPLFSEAVFPVCSPSYLSKHPALKTPEQLADCTWLWLEDPQRDWIGWTEWFQRLGLKSVEPRRRININSYSMLIQSALSGQGIALAWSNLVDNHLQTGALVRPIDTVLSSDAQFCLLEPKGQGRMRQSVKCFRTWLIEQLPTTLSDSEFGSSE, from the coding sequence ATGAAAATCCACCCTCTACCGCCACTCAACAGTCTGGTGGCCTTTGAAGCGGCCGCGCGCCATTTGAGTTTTACGCTGGCAGCACAGGAACTGAATGTCACCCAAGGTGCGATCAGTCGGCAAGTGCGTCTGCTCGAGAACTACCTCGGGAAGACTTTGTTCGAGCGCACCACGCGCTCGATCCACCTTAGCCCAACCGCTAGCCAATACTATGAGACTGTACGTGCATCACTCATGCAGGTGGCCCAGGCTACAGGTGAAATTCGCCACTGGCAGGGCGCCCAGCAGGTCACAGTGGCTACTAGTTCCGCCATGGCTTCGCTGTGGCTGCTACCCAAAGTGTCTGAATTTCAGAGCAATAACGATGACATTGATCTGCGCATTATTGCCTACGATCAGGTAAAGGACTTCTCGCGACTCGATTGCGACTTGGCGTTGTATTACTGCCGAACCCCACCGAAAGACATGCAGGTAACGCCGCTGTTTTCTGAAGCGGTGTTCCCGGTCTGCAGTCCGAGCTACCTGTCAAAGCACCCCGCATTGAAAACACCAGAACAATTGGCTGATTGCACTTGGTTATGGTTAGAGGATCCGCAGCGTGACTGGATCGGTTGGACTGAGTGGTTCCAACGGCTCGGGCTAAAGAGCGTTGAACCCAGGCGCCGGATTAATATCAACAGTTACTCCATGCTGATCCAATCGGCACTCAGTGGGCAGGGTATCGCTTTGGCTTGGTCGAATCTGGTCGATAATCACCTGCAAACCGGTGCGTTGGTGCGACCGATCGATACAGTATTGAGTTCAGACGCGCAGTTCTGCCTGCTGGAGCCGAAGGGCCAGGGGAGGATGCGGCAAAGCGTTAAATGTTTTCGCACCTGGTTGATCGAACAATTACCGACGACGCTCAGTGACTCAGAATTCGGTTCCAGCGAATAG
- a CDS encoding RidA family protein, with protein sequence MKQAVKTQLFPSKAPLEWAVIGNGTLYTAQIPIDVQGQVVAGGIEAQTRQTLDNLKHTLEAAGLGMEAVTQVLIYVTDRAYLATVNAVYAEYFSPPYPNRAAMIIAGLAREEMLVELVVYAAT encoded by the coding sequence ATGAAACAAGCCGTCAAAACCCAGCTATTTCCCTCCAAAGCGCCCCTGGAGTGGGCGGTTATCGGTAACGGGACACTTTACACCGCGCAGATTCCGATTGATGTGCAAGGTCAAGTTGTTGCCGGCGGTATCGAGGCGCAAACCCGGCAGACGCTGGACAACCTCAAACACACACTTGAAGCGGCTGGTTTGGGCATGGAAGCGGTGACCCAGGTGTTGATTTACGTGACCGACCGCGCCTATCTCGCCACCGTCAATGCAGTGTATGCGGAGTATTTTTCGCCCCCTTACCCAAATCGGGCGGCCATGATCATTGCCGGGCTGGCACGTGAAGAGATGTTAGTAGAGCTAGTGGTGTATGCAGCGACTTGA